GGTCCACGTCAGCGAAATGACCTGGTCCAAGCGCATGAAGCACCCCTCGAAGATGGTTCACCCCGGCGATGAGGTCGACACCATCATCCTCTCGGTCAACCCGAACGACCGTCGCATCTCGCTCGGCATGAAGCAGCTCCAGGAGAACCCCTGGGAGCATCTGGAAGACAAGTACCCCACCGGTGCTGTCGTCGAGGGCCGCGTCCGCAACCTTACGGACTTCGGCGCCTTCATCGAGATCGAAGACGGCATCGATGGCCTCGTGCACGTCAGCAATCTCTCGTGGACCAAGCGCATCAAGCACCCCAGCGAAGTGCTCAAGAAGGGTGAGAAGGTCAAGGCTGTCGTGCTCGGTGTCGAGCCCGAGAACCGCCGCCTCTCGCTCGGCGTCAAGCAGCTTCAGCCGGATGTGTGGGACACCTTCTTCGAGCAGCATCGCGTCGGCGACATCGTCCACGGCAAGGTTCTGCGCACCGCGCAGTTCGGCGCCTTCGTCGAGATTGCCGAGGGCATCGAAGGCCTCTGCCACGTCTCCGAGGCAGTCGATGAGCACGGCCATCAGGCGACGCTCAACGTTGGCGACGAGCACGACTTCAAGATCGTCAAGATGAGCCATGACGAGAAGAAGGTCGGCCTCAGCCTCAAGGCGATCGGCGAGGAAGCCTCACGCGCCGAAGTCGAGACCTACAAGGAGACCAAGTCGAAGAACCAATCCAGTTCCTCGTCCTCCTCATCCACCACGCTCGGCGACCTCATCAACTGGAAGCGCGAGAACCAGTAAAGAAAGACCACATAAGAGTCTTACCCGATCACAGAAGGCCGCCCACCCGGGCGGCCTTCGTCATTGCACCTTCGTCATTGCTTTGTCTTTGCTTTTCTGTCATTCCCGAAGGGAATCTGCTTTTGCTTTTGCCTTTCTTTCTGTCATGGCGAGGTCACACCATCACCGCTTTCGGCCGGCTCCGCGCCAGCCACAGCAGCATGCAGCCAAGCAGAACACTCGCGAGGATCCCTGTTGTCGCGTCCGCCGCCAGGCTGCCGCTAATGCCTCCGCGCGCAAATCCGAACGCGTCCACATACAGCATGTATGAGATTGGCAGACTGAACGCCGAAGAAACGAAACAGAAGGTCGTGGAGGCCAGCGGATTGTTGCGGCCGATCGTCTCAAACGTGATCGCGATGCTGATCGTAATCGCCAGCGATTGGAAGAGGTTCTCCGCAATCAAAGTGATCGCGAAAGATGCCGGACCACGTGGCAGCAAAATCAGTCCCAGTGTGCACAACGCACCTGCGATCCCCACCGCAAGATAAAGCAATCTCAGCGGCATAAAGCGGCTGATCGCCGGAAACACCAAGCAGCCCACGACTCCGCCCGCAGCCACTCCCACGCCTCCCACCACGCCCACAAATCCCGGCGAAGCATGAAAGTCATTGCCGCGGCTGCCGAGGAAGTTCGTCAGCGAGAACGTCGCCGCTGGAGCCATGAACATCACGATGGAAATGATCACCTCGCGCCGCTTGACCAGCGACACAAGATCGCCGAAGAACTTCGAGAACGATTCGCTGGCTAGCCTTCGGTCCGGCCCCGGCGCCTGCATCAAGGGAAAAGGGATCGTCGGAATCAGCACCGAGATCGCGAGCACCACTGCGACCGCAATCGGCGAGAGATGACGCACAAGTTGGTTGCAGCCGATCGCCATCACACCAAACCCACCCACATTGCCGATCGTCATCCACACGCTGATGGACTTCTCCTCCTCGCCTGAAGTGATTGACGACAGCCACCCGCCCACCGCGCTTTGATACAAATACGCCGCGAAGAAGCCCACCGTCAGCACGCTCTCCAGCAATACGAGATGATCGAGATTGATAAACGCCACCACCAGCGTGAGTGACGCCATGATCGCGAGCATCACCGCGTACCATCGCCGGCTGAATCGGACATCAAGAATCGGGCTGAAGAGAAACGACCAGAAGCCCGGTGAAAACGCGACCGCCGTCAGCCCCGCAATCGCCGTCTCAGGCACGTGTCGTTCGCCGAGCAGCTGCGGCACCGCGAACGCAACCACTCCGCCATACAGACCGTACGACAGATTCGTGAGACCCATGAGCCAGACAGGAACCCGATGACGGCTTCGCATGCTTGCAGGACTCCGGCGAATAAGTCCCAACAGCCTACCATCGGTTAGCGTGGCTGCAATTCCGTACGAGGTCCTCTCGCGCTAGCGCCGGCGTTCTATCCCGCATTTAACTGCCGAATCTTTAGGCCGATCAGACCTCACCCGGAACAAGCGCAACGTGTTCCGGTGGCACCTCCGGTTCTTCATCCTTGGCAAGCAGACTCAACGCAACATACAGTGGCGCATACGGCAACGCGGCAATCAGTGACGCTATCGCCCGGATCGCCAGAACCTCCGAATGAGTCCCATACGAGATCCCAAGGACGATGTGCTCAAGGATGATCAGGCTCGTGGAAGCAGTAACACCTGCAAACGCCCAAGTTCTTCCTGTTTGAACCAAATGACCGCCGGCTTGGCCGCTGCGGACCTCTGCGACGGCGTGAAGGGCCACCGGAACCATCAAGTATGCAAGTCCGCACATTATGAGCAGGCCAAGCAGATCAGAAAAAAGCCAGTGAGCCACGATAGGGTGCCATCTCGGATAAGTAACAGCAAGAGTGATAGGCAGAAAGCTCGCAAGGATGAGAGGTATCGCGAACAGGAACGCGCGCAGGCCAAGAAGCAGGGAGGCGCCGATCAAGTTGCGCCCATCGCTCCGCGGTCGACCCATTTGTTGCATCACCATCCGCGAGGTAACCAGAAACGCGGCGGCATACAGCGCGATGCAAGCAAACCGAGTCACCTGCGCCCACCCTCCTGTTAAGGCATACGCCAAGCCGTTGGCGGTAGGGTCGACGGTAGCAAAGCCGAGAACTGAATGGCCGCGAAACGCAAAACGCAAAAGGTAGAACATGACGAAGGATTTGCTCGCCTTTAAAGCGGACGATCCTAAGTCAGCGACGATGACCGGAAGCCACAACAACGGATACTCACGGACCAGTGTTACCGTGCGCCGCCACAACTGTTCCCACATAGGCCAACAGCATATCTGCTCATTGATTCAGGCGTGAGACAAACTGCGCTACTTGAACCACTCCAGCGGAATCGCATCGCCCATCGCCTTGTATCCCACCGGCCCTGGATGCAGCCCATCCCCTGAATCAAACGCCGGATTCAGCTGCATTGGATTCGCTGGATCGCGCGTCAGTTTATCCAGATCCACCACGCCATCAAAGTGCCCCGGCGCTAGAATCCATGCATTCACCGCCTCTCGCGCTGCATCATCCATTGCATTCGGATGGTAATAGCCGGATTTCCCATCCGGCATAATCGTCGCGCCGTAAGCCAGAATCCCGTGTGCATGCGCCCGCGCCACAATCTGCGCGAACGCGCCCTCCATGCGCTTCACCAGCTCATCGTGATCTCCCTGCGTCGCAGCTGGCCTGCGCGCCACCGCACCGAGATCATTGATCCCTTCCAGCACAATCACGTACTTGACTCCGCTCACCGCCAGCACGTCGCGATCAAACCGCTCGAGCACCGGCTCGCCCAGCGCGTGCGTCAGCAGCGCATTCCCTCCAATCCCCTCATTCACTACCGCAACATCGCGCAGCTTCTTATCTGCCTGCAGCCGTTTCGCGAGCTCGTCCGTCCAGCGATCGTTCCCATCCGTTGTCGCTCCGTGTCCATCCGTAATCGAATCCCCCAGCGCTATCACCGTGCGCGCCGCTTCATCGGCGATCACATCCACCTCAGCCAGCCCCAGCCATCGCACCGTCTTTTCTGCGTCCACCAACTCCGGATCGCCCGAGTGCACCCCATGCAGCAGGTATGAAGTCGCTCGTGACCCTGGATGACTCGTCTGCACGCTCGGCGGCTCCGCGTAGTGGAAGCTGATCGAGAGATCGCTCAGCGGATCCACCTGCATCTGCACCGGGTCCGACACCCACACCGACCCTGTCGGAATCACCACGCTGTCACGTCCATCAAACGTCACCGGATGATCCGTTGTCGCATCAATCGCACTCGACGCCGGCGACTTCGCCTGCGCGACATGCACTGCATCCACGCGCAGCGGCCGCGTTCCAAACGCATTCGACAGCTGCACCCGCACAGTCGTCCCACCCACCGACACGCGCACAATCTGCCGCACTGTAGTGTCCGTCAACTGCGCATCCGTCAACTGCGCCTGACTCGGCTCCGGTCCCACCTGCGACGTCCCCCACGTTGCAATCCAGTGTGGCTCGATCTTCTTCGCCGCTTTGTCTGACGCCTGCGCAGACATCGCGCACAACGCGAAACCTATCGTCAACGCTGCTGAAAAACGCAATCCCATGCGTGAATGCTATCCTCCGGCATGCGCATTTTTCCTGCGTTCGCTTTATTTCTTTCTGCATCTCTAACGTGCTCCGCGCAGCTCTCGCCGCAGACACAGCAGCAAATCGCTGACATCGCCAACAAGGCGCTGCACGACACCGGCGTCCCTTCCGCATCCATCGCCATCGTTGAAAATGATCGCGTCGTTTACGCTCAAGCCTTCGGTCTCGCCAATGTCTCGCCCGCCAAACCCGCGACGCCGGACATGGCCTACGCCATCGGCAGCATTTCCAAGCAGTTCACCGCGAATGCGATCCTTCTTCTGCAACAACGCGGCAAGCTCTCCATCGACGATCCTGTCGCCAAATACTTCCCCAACTTCACGCGCGCCAACGAAGTCACCCTCCGCAACCTCATGACCATGACCTCCGGCTACGAGGACTTCGCGCCGCAGGACTACATCATCCCCGCGTGGCGCCAGAACACCGACCCGGTGGAGAACGCCACGCGCTGGGCCACCAAGCCGCTCGACTTCACACCTGGCACCGACTGGCAGTACTCCAACACCAACTACGTCATCCTCGGCCTCATCGTGCAGAAGGTTACCGGCGAACCGCTCATGCAGTTCATCCGCGAAAACGTCCTCGACCCGCTGCATCTTCAAGGCGTCTTCAACACTTACACCGACCGCGCAAAACTCGAGGTCACCGGCTACGTCTCGTATGCGCTCGCGCCTGTTCGCGTGCAGCCGCTCGAAGGCAACGGCTGGTACTTCGGCGACGGCGACCTTGCCATGCCCGCGTCCACGCTCGCCGCCTGGGACATCGGCATCATGGAACAGAAGCTCCTCTCGCCCGCCAGCTACAAGCAATTCGAAACACCCTTCATCCTCGCCAACGGCGACAACACCCACTACGGCCTCGGCACTTACATCAACTACCTCAACGGTCACCGCGAACTGGAGCACTCCGGTGAGGTCGGCGGTTACGTCTCCGAGAACATGGTCTTCCCGGAAGACGGTGTCGCTGTGGTTGTCCTCACCAATGAGGTCGCTTCCTCTGCCGCTCGTCGCATCGCCGTCGGCATCGCGCGTCAGATTCTTCCCGGCATCACGCCTGCACCGCCGTCGCCTGACACTCTCGAGCCCACGCTCAAAACTATCCTCGCCGGCCTTCAGCAGGGCAATATCGATCGCTCCCTCTTCACCTCTGACGCCAATGATTACTTCAACGCGACCGCGCTCGCCGACTTCAAGTCCACTCTCGCCCCGCTCGGCACCATCACCGACGTCACGCGCACCTACACGCACCAGCGCGGCGGCATGACCGGCAGCGTCTACCACGTCACCTACTCCAGCGGCACCACCATCTCGGTCAGCACCTACGTGCAGCCCGACGGCAAGATCGAACAGTTCCTCATCACTGCCAAATCGTGACATAGAGATAGCGGTAACGACTCGCGGCCAACAAACTTCCTCTCCTAAATTTTTAGTTGACACATCCTCCTTCTGCGCCTAATCTCCTAATCCATTAGGAGACTGCACGGATGCCTGCCGCCAAACACCTTCCCCTCACCAAGCTCGAGCTCCAGCTCATGCAGGTCATCTGGCGGCGCGGTGCCAGCACTGTGAGCGAAGTTCAGGAGTGCCTTGACCAGCAGCTCGCCTACACCACCGTCCAGACGATGCTGAACATCCTGCTCCGCAAGGGCAAGGTGAAGCGCCAGCTTCGCGGCCGCGCCTTCGTCTACAGCGCCGCCGTCACCGAAGAGAAGGCCTCGACCAACGCGCTGAAAGATCTCATCGACCGCATGTTCGGCGGCTCCAGTGAAGAACTGGTGATGAGCCTCATCAAGAGCCGCCAGCTTGATCCCGAAAAGATCGCCGAGCTCACGCGTCGTCTCGAAGAAGAGGAGGGCAGCCGATGACGCACCTCGAACTCACCCTCCTCAATTACCTCCTGAACTCGCTCTGGCAGACCCCCGTCATCTTCCTGTTCGCCGTACTCGCCGCGCGGATCACAGCATCTGCCGGGCCGCGGACACAACATCGCATCTGGGTGACAGCGCTCATCCTCGAAGCCCTCCTGCCCGCGTGCGCCTTTGGTCCCAGCCTGCGCGGCATGCTGCTCTCATTCATGCACAGCGCCCATAGCCGTGTCACAACGCAAACGACGCTCCTCGGCGTGACCGCGCCCGCCCCTGGCAGCCCGCATCTCGTTGCGCTCGCCGAATCTGTCGCACTCGTTGCGTACATTGCTGCGTCTTTGTACTTCGCCGTGCGCCTCGCTGTTCGTCTTCACCGCACGCGCGCGCTTCGCCACACAGCGCAGCCCATCGTCCTCACCGGCGAACCGCTCGCCCTATGGAATCGCTGCGCTCGCATCTTCGGGATCGACGACGCGCACCTTGCAGCATCGGCTCACGTCGTCGGCCCTTCCACCATCGGAATCCGTCGCCGCACCATCCTTGTTCCACCCACGCTGCTCACGTCGATCTCCTGCGAAGACCTCGCAGCGGCTCTCGCGCACGAGTTCGCACACATGCGCCGCCGCGACTTCGCAAGAAATCTCCTCTACGAATTCATTGCACTGCCCATTGCCTGGCATCCGCTGCTCTGGCTCACGCGGCTTCGCATCGCTGAATCACGAGAGATGGTGTGCGACGAGATCGCCGCGCGCGCCACGCACGGCGCCACCCGCTACGCGCATTCACTTCTCCGGCTCGCCGAATCTTTCTCGCGCCCAACGCCGGCCGCTACCCTTCACGCCATCGGAATCCTTGACGCCAACGTCCTTGAGAGGAGAGTCATGAAACTCACGCGCATCCATTCCATCACCGCAGTCTCTCGCCGCGCCGCCATCATTGCCGCTGTCGCTCTCGGCATCGCAACCTGTGCCTCTGCCATGTCGCTGCGCCTCGAGGTCCCCACCAGCGCCATACTCTCTGCTCACACAGTTTCCCCAGCACCCGCCTTCATCGCGTCCGGCTCGCAGCAGCCAGATGGCCCCATTAGAGTTGCCGGTGGCATCGCCGCCGGCCAGATCATCTCCAAGGTCGATCCCATCTATCCGCCCATAGCCAGAGCCGCGGGCATCGCGGGCGCAGTCGTTCTCCACGCAATCATTGGGGCAGATGGAACCATTCAACAGTTGGCCGTCATCTCCGGCCCACCAATGCTCGTGGGGTCCGCCATGGATGCAGTAAGGCAGTGGGTCTACAAGCCCTACCTGCTCAATGGCGAGCCCGTCAAAGTCGATACGACGATCACCGTCAACTACTCTCTCGACCCACAGAAGACTCCGCCGCCACCGCCGCCACCATCCGCAAACAATGCCAGGGAAGACACCTACCAGATAACAGGGACCGACGGCGAGGTATACAACGTCGGCGGATCGGTTCGCCCGCCGGTCGCCATCTACGCGCCCGACCCCGAGTACACGGAAGCCGCACGTAAGGCCAAGCTCTCCGGCAACGTCATCGTTTCGCTGGTCGTCGACAGCGACGGCGAGCCGCAGAATGTCCGCGTCGCGCGAGGCCTGGGCAATGAGCTCGACGAGAAGGCCGTCGGAGCCGTGCAGCAGTACAAATTCAAACCCGCAACACGAAACGGCGAGCCCGTCTCCACCTACCTCAACATCGCCGTCAACTTCCAAATCTTCTGAGCAGAAGAATCCACTAACTAAGAACTACTACTCGCCTCACCGCATCTCCGCGGTCCACGCCCCACCCGGCTTGCACTCCCCGCCGGACGTCCCATTCGTTACGTGCCCGTCCACCAGTTTTCCCGTGCGATAGCATCCACCCTCACTCGGCACGATCAACACCGTGGCGTCTTCCGCCACCAGGATTTTCACCTCGTGCCCTGATCGATCCTCGAAGACCGCAACGCCCGGCTCGCCGATGCCCGGCACCAGCTTGTACTTTGCCTTTCCGCCGTCGGCATAGTGCACTGTCCATTCGCTGCCCGCGCGCGACGTCTGCGTTGCACTTGTATTCAACTCGGGCGTCTGTCCCAACGCCACGCCGCACATCGCCAGCGCAGCCCATGCACATCTGCCGGCCCATCTCCCGGTACTGCGCATCACGTTCGGCACTCGCAGCCCTCCGGCCAAACCCTCTGCACTCTTAGACTCCCAATTGCTCTTCTTTGTACCACTCCCGGCGGCCCTCCGCGCGCCAGAAAACCTGTCGTGACAAGCTGCGTCGTACTCCGTTACATCTGCCGGAAATACTTGCCACACCGTGACAATCGTATGACACCCTCGCGCACCCGCCTCACTACGCTCACATTCAGCCGGATCGTATCCGCGCTGCGCCTCTGCCCGACCAGAGCGCCCCAGTGAGGCACCATGAGCCGCATCACTATCTTTCTGCTCGCCGCCCTCTGCGTCCTGCTCGGCCCGCTGCCCTCCGCGCACGCACAGGCTTATGTCGTCACCAATCTCGTCTCTGACGGCTCCGTCACCGCCACCACCATGGATCCGGGCTTCCTCAATCCGTGGGGGATCTCCGTCAGCGGCACCTGGTGGATCAGCACTGCCAACACCGGCTACAGCTATGTCGTCCCCGCTACTACAGATGCCATCGCCTTTAAGGTCGTCATCCCGGCTGCTTCAGGAACCGGCACAGGTGCGCCCGCCGGCTCCGCCACCACCGCCGGAGCGACCGGCATGGTTCTCTCCAACGGCACCAAAGCGTCCTTCCTCTTCTCCACGCTCGACGGCGCCGTCTACGGCTGGAACTCCAAGCTCGGCACCAGCGGCGCCGTCACTCTCTCAGCCATCAACAGCTCTTCCGCCGCCGCCTCCTATCCCGGCCTCGCCATCCTCAATCCCAACGCCACCAGCAGCTACATCCTCCTTCCCAACTTCGGCGCCGGCAACAAAGTCGAGGTCTACGACAGCACCTTCAAACCCACCACTCTCTCCGGCTCCTTCACCGATCCCAACCTTCCCTCCGGCTACTCTCCATGGTCGATTCAAATCCTCAATAACCAGGTCTGGGTCGCGTACGCACTCCGCGGCTCCTCCGCGCCCTACGCGCCCACCCTCGGCGCCGGCAACGGGATCGTCGACGTCTTCGACACCAGCGGCAACTTCGTCGCCCGCGCCGTCACCGGAGGCAATCTCAACGCGCCCTGGGGCATCGCCTTCGCGCCCGCCACAGGCTTCGGCATCTTCTCCGGCGACCTTCTCATCGGCAACTTCGGCGACGGTCACATCAACGTCTACGACCCCAAAAACAGCTACGCGTACCTCGGCCAGCTCGTCGACTCCACCGGCAAGCCACTCGTCTACGCCTCACTCTGGAGCCTCCTCACCGGCGGCACGCCCATCCTCAACAGCACTTCCGTCAGCGGAGGCAGCCTCACCTCGGTCTACCTCACCGCCGGCCTCGCCAACCAGCAGCACGGCCTCCTCGCCGCCATCAACAGCTCCACCGTCTCCGGAGCCTCACCAACCTTCGCCTTCAGCTCCTCCGCCTCCTCCGCCACCGTCACCGACGGCAACACCGCCACCTTCACGCTCGCCGCTGTCCCGGTTAACGGCTATAGCGGCACCATGACCTTCACCTGCAGCGGCCTTCCGGTGAACAGCGTCTGCATCTTCTCGCCCTACACCCTGAGCGTCGCGTCAAATGCCCCCGCAAGCACCACGCTTAGCATCACCACCATGGGCTCCAAGGCCAGCATGGGATTTATCCACTATCACCATGGCATGCCTCCCTTCGCCTTAGCCTCGATCGTTCCGTTGTCGCTGCTTCCGCTGGCAATGTTCGTTCGCCGCCGTCGCAGCTCCTCGCGAGCTCTGCGGCTCTTCGGCCCACTCGCCATTCTGGTCCTCGGTTATGCTGCGACCGTTCTCGTCCTCGGCTGCGGCAACAGCGCATCGCCAGCCACAACACCGCCCTCCACGCCCACCGGCAACTCAATCGTCACTGTCACCGCGACACCCTCGGGCGGCGCACCCCAGCAAACCTCCATCGCCTTGACCGTTCAGTAGATCGCACGAACTCTCCATTACGGGTGCCGGTGAAGGGTGCCCACAAAACTCGAGCACAACTCCTGTTCGGCCTCTGACCCAATAGAATCAAGATTTTGCGCATTGAGGTCCAAGGCTAAGTGCAATCGTTTGAAGATTTTGCACAAAAATGACGGGGAGGGGGCCTACCGCCGCCTCTTCTTCGAAGTGGACTTCTCGCGCGTCGGCTTCCGCGGCCCGCTCCCCGCCACCGGCTCCGTCCCCGGAAGCAGCGCAAACTGCAGCCGCATCTGCTGACGATCGACCCGGTCCAGGATCACCTCGACCCGCTCGCCCACCCTGAAGCAGTGCCCCGTCCGCGCCCCGCAGATCGTCCTGTCCGTTTCCCGAAACGTATAGTAGTCCCCCGCCAGCGACGCGATCGGCACCAGCCCCTCGATGAACAGCTCATCGAGCTCCACAAAAAATCCATACTTTGTAACCGAGAGGATGATGGCCTTGAAGTCATCGCCGACCTTGTCAGCCATGAACCGCATCTTCTTCCACTCCATCAGCTCCCGCTCCGCGTCCGCCGCCCTGCGCTCCGCCTGCGAGCTCTCCACCGCAATATCACTTAATTCCTGTGCCCCAATCGGCCCATCACTTTCGCTTGCCTTGCCCGATCTCTGATCTCTGTTCTCTGATCTCTCCAACTTCCATGGCTGGGGATCATCACTCCTGATCGCTCCTCCGCGCGGATCGGCGCCGTTGCGCAGCATTGCACGCAGCAGCCGATGCACGATCAGATCCGGATAGCGCCGAATCGGCGAGGTGAAGTGCGTGTAGCAGGGACTCGCCAGCGCGAAGTGCCCCTCGTTCTGCTCCGCGTATCTCGCCTGCTTCAGCGATCGCAGCATCAGGTACGCGAGGATCCGCTCCTCAGGATGCCCACTGATCCGCCGCACCAGCCGCTGATACATCTGCGGAGTCACCGGAATGCTCTCGGGAATCTCATGTTTCTGCACATCGCGCGCGCCTCGCCCGCGCGCCGAAGACCGTAGAGACGCCCTGCGGTCCGCCTTCATCGTCATGCGTTTCACCGGCAGTGAGCCTATGCCCAGCGTCTGCCCGAAGCTCGCCGCGGTCTCTTCGAACTCGACGATCCGTTTCGGGTCTGGCATCTCGTGGATGCGATAGATGGAGGCAATGCCCTGATCGCGCAGCCACGTCGCCACACACTCGTTCGCGCTAAGCATGAACTCTTCTATGAGTCTGTGCGCCCAGCCGCGCTCCGAACGCACAATCGCCTTCATGTTTCCGTCGGGATCGAACTCCACGACTGGCTCGGGAAGGTCGAAGTCGATGGAGCCACGCCGCTGCCGCTTCGCATTCAGGCGCAGCGCGAGTTCCAGCATCGCGTCGAACGCGTCAGGCATCTCCGGTTGCCCGGCTGCAACGCGCTCGCGCTCGGCGAAGTCCTCCGCGCTCGGTTCGGGCGTGACATTCGATCTCTGATCTCTGTTCTCTGATCTCCGCGGAGAGGCATTCAGGCAGTGCTGCACGCTTGTATAGGTGCAACGGCGAGCGCTGCGGATGATGCCTTCACACACGCGATACGCGACGATTTCGCCGCGCGGATCAATCTCCATCACGCAGCTCTGCACCAGCCGATCTTCGTTGGGCAGCAGCGAGCACATGCCGCTCGAGAGCGCATGCGGAAGCATCGGAACCGCTCGATCAGGAAAGTAGACGCTCGTTCCGCGCACGCGTGCCTCTGTATCAATCGCCGTCGCGGGCTGGACGTACCAGCTCACATCGGCGATATGTACCTGCAGCTCGGTGTTGCCGTTCGCCAGCGGCCGCACCAGCACAGCGTCGTCGAAGTCGCGCGCCGTCTCGCCGTCGATGGTGACGACCGGCAATCCACGGAAGTCCTCGCGACGAGCAAGCTCATCCTCCTCGAGGCTCGCGACCGTCTCCTTCGAGCGCTCGTGC
The genomic region above belongs to Acidobacteriaceae bacterium and contains:
- a CDS encoding RNB domain-containing ribonuclease; this translates as MSAGPYSRTDRELIARVRRSANGRAGYKQLIRELGLGGGRERRLLLEQLTRLVARGDLARVDGESWAVPEAVRPARATTSTDKGAEGAAPRSGRERLVSGRLDLHRDGFGFVRPEQGEDLFIPPNEISGAMQGDLVLVDEAPPGRDGRRSGRIMRVLTRRNPTVVGIFHYARNQVRRRSTRDTRDFGLNEPRGNFVRPFDERVAGWIEIPEGAEEVAAAINSEHRMLGEEARAQRAQWEPKDPRWPLEGLAVDVELTQFPAQGRPARGRIIEVLGPPDAFGVDVEIVIRKHHLPHTFPTKVIAEAHERSKETVASLEEDELARREDFRGLPVVTIDGETARDFDDAVLVRPLANGNTELQVHIADVSWYVQPATAIDTEARVRGTSVYFPDRAVPMLPHALSSGMCSLLPNEDRLVQSCVMEIDPRGEIVAYRVCEGIIRSARRCTYTSVQHCLNASPRRSENRDQRSNVTPEPSAEDFAERERVAAGQPEMPDAFDAMLELALRLNAKRQRRGSIDFDLPEPVVEFDPDGNMKAIVRSERGWAHRLIEEFMLSANECVATWLRDQGIASIYRIHEMPDPKRIVEFEETAASFGQTLGIGSLPVKRMTMKADRRASLRSSARGRGARDVQKHEIPESIPVTPQMYQRLVRRISGHPEERILAYLMLRSLKQARYAEQNEGHFALASPCYTHFTSPIRRYPDLIVHRLLRAMLRNGADPRGGAIRSDDPQPWKLERSENRDQRSGKASESDGPIGAQELSDIAVESSQAERRAADAERELMEWKKMRFMADKVGDDFKAIILSVTKYGFFVELDELFIEGLVPIASLAGDYYTFRETDRTICGARTGHCFRVGERVEVILDRVDRQQMRLQFALLPGTEPVAGSGPRKPTREKSTSKKRRR